A window of the Brassica oleracea var. oleracea cultivar TO1000 chromosome C1, BOL, whole genome shotgun sequence genome harbors these coding sequences:
- the LOC106342158 gene encoding 1-acylglycerol-3-phosphate O-acyltransferase, with amino-acid sequence MSLNRFRLRMAEEISKTKLGSSSSSSSSASAAASAATNAAKSRWKILWPNSLRWIPTSTDNIIAAENRLLSILKTPYVQEQVNIGSGPPGSKVRWFRSSSDESRYINTVTFDAKEGSPTLVMVHGYAASQGFFFRNFDALASRFKVIAIDQLGWGGSSRPDFTCKSTEETEAWFIDSFEEWRKSKNLCNFILLGHSFGGYVAAKYALKHPEHVQHLVLVGSAGFSAESDAKSEWLTKFRATWKGALLNHLWESNFTPQKLIRGLGPWGPGLVNRYTSARFGAHSVGTMLTDEESRLLTDYVYHTLAAKASGELCLKYIFSFGAFARKPLLQSASEWKVPTTFIYGMNDWMNYQGAVEARKHMKVPCEIIRVPQGGHFVFIDNPAGFHSAVIYACRKYISQDSSHQELIPDGFQLV; translated from the exons ATGAGCTTAAACCGGTTCCGGTTAAGAATGGCGGAGGAAATCTCAAAGACAAAGCTCGGATCTTCCTCTTCCTCTTCTTCCTCCGCTTCTGCTGCTGCATCAGCTGCAACGAACGCAGCGAAATCGAGATGGAAGATCTTATGGCCCAATTCCCTCCGCTGGATCCCCACCTCCACCGACAACATCATCGCCGCCGAGAACCGCCTTCTTTCCATCCTCAA GACGCCTTATGTACAAGAGCAAGTGAATATTGGTTCTGGGCCACCAGGTTCCAAAGTCAGGTGGTTTAGGTCTTCCAGCGATGAGTCGAGGTACATCAACACTGTTACCTTTGACGCCAAGGAGGGTTCTCCTACGCTTGTGATGGTTCATGGCTATGCTGCTTCTCAAGGCTTCTTCTTTCGTAACTTCGATGCTCTTGCCAGTCGGTTTAAGGTCATCGCTATTGATCAACTTGG GTGGGGTGGATCGAGTAGGCCTGATTTTACTTGTAAAAGCACAGAAG AAACAGAGGCGTGGTTTATCGACTCATTTGAGGAATGGCGCAAATCCAAGAATCTTTGTAACTTCATTCTTTTAGGACATTCTTTTGGAGGTTATGTTGCTGCTAAGTACGCGCTTAAG CACCCTGAGCATGTTCAACACTTAGTTCTGGTGGGATCGGCTGGTTTCTCAGCAGAATCAGATGCCAAGTCGGAGTGGCTCACTAAGTTCAGAGCAACGTGGAAAGGTGCTCTTCTAAATCATCTATGGGAGTCCAATTTCACTCCTCAGAAGCTGATTAG AGGATTAGGTCCTTGGGGTCCGGGTCTTGTGAACCGGTATACAAGTGCAAGATTTGGTGCTCATTCGGTGGGAACTATGCTAACAGATGAGGAATCCAGATTGCTCACCG ATTATGTGTATCATACTTTGGCTGCAAAGGCTAGTGGGGAGTTGTGCTTGAAATACATCTTCTCCTTCGGAGCATTTGCTAGGAAGCCACTCTTACAAAG TGCATCAGAGTGGAAAGTGCCAACAACTTTTATCTATGGAATGAATGATTGGATGAACTATCAAGGTGCAGTGGAAGCACGGAAACACATGAAGGTCCCTTGCGAAATCATTCGTGTTCCACAG GGTGGCCATTTTGTGTTCATAGACAACCCAGCTGGTTTTCATTCAGCAGTGATATATGCTTGCCGCAAGTATATATCTCAAGACTCTTCTCATCAAGAACTCATTCCAGATGGTTTTCAATTGGTTTAG
- the LOC106307063 gene encoding kinesin-like protein NACK2 — MSAAGGEEKILVSVRVRPLNEKEKTRNDRCDWECINNTTIICNAHNLSDKPSFTFDKVFGFECPTKQVYDDGAREVALCVLSGINSSIFAYGQTSSGKTYTMTGITGFAINDIFLYIDKHKQERKYTLKFSAMEIYNEAVRDLLCEDNNNPLRLLDDPERGTVVEKLKEETITDRNHLEELISICETQRKIGETSLNETSSRSHQILRLTIESSKREVSPESSAILAASVCFVDLAGSERASQTLSAGSRLKEGCHINRSLLTLGTVIRKLSKGKHGHIPYRDSKLTRILQNSLGGNARTAIICTMSPARSHLEQSKNTLLFATCAKEVTTNAQVNMVVSEKALVKQLQRELMRMENELKNLGLGSSSSSSSTSDEFHSLLKQKEEVIEKMEEQIQELKWQRDVAQSRVENLLKSATEYQSSSSSVDYSRRKSYDSTDFDEPRLLNNMVKSNLYSPDEDGFLLDDTTPRIPENGVSNKWEEMGQRTIQEPEDACKEVRCIEENSEKVIIQDTVDNIVEKKVESLSVENEAVESKEEDADSFLEKIDTEKSLYAKDEGQDELTITKLAEEFQETEQSTKKEDIGQNMSKDQPCVVEYKQNYKSSMEDEDEAKEDADSSLNAKLEAQDELTIEEVQETEQSVEKQRQSSKKEDMEQNLSKDNKQQYKSIIANDDEAVKSEKEDDVSSLSAELEAKDELTVHKFAQQVQETEEPVEKQRQSSKKEDMEQNLSKDQSCLEDKQHYESLKADENEAIELEKEDDSSSLSAKLGAKDELTIKKLAAMGQNLWPMANEIEAMESEKEDADSSFKTIDTEMTLSAKHEDEVELTLNKLEEAHETNQYVEKEETNPSLSPKKEDTQQSGQHVQVHGGSDQDETTYEALKNKVKEMQKTIEYFMSMHSAEENQSPSFNTISVNTSPGDSLKMMRRSRSCRENLLFTKAVAAAASGRFTFNTSNNASFDLDNTLSTDAQSTKDSDTETSGGSFHEFMAGLKQMAMQHHSRHESETEAEKTKPERDTKAEFERQQSQIIELWGVCNVPLVHRTYFFLLFKGDPSDFVYMEVELRRLSFLKDSQEIVRKQSAKTLGREREWLAKQIPKKFGRKEREGVYKKWGVELSSKQRSMQVTHKAWTKTKDVDHCKESASLVATLVGFDESNMTPKEMFGLSFSPTTTLDVKSSGWSFSNSFSRISLTGGL; from the exons ATGTCGGCAGCAGGAGGAGAAGAGAAGATACTGGTGTCGGTGAGGGTTAGACCTCTAAACGAGAAAGAGAAGACAAGAAACGATAGATGTGATTGGGAATGCATCAACAACACCACCATCATCTGCAACGCCCATAACTTGTCTGATAAGCCTTCCTTCACCTTTG ACAAGGTGTTTGGATTTGAATGTCCTACAAAGCAAGTGTATGATGATGGAGCCAGAGAGGTTGCACTTTGTGTCCTCTCCGGAATCAACT CAAGTATCTTTGCGTATGGACAGACAAGTAGCGGCAAAACATACACCATGACAGGAATCACTGGATTTGCAATCAATGATATCTTTCTTTACATTGACAAG CATAAACAAGAAAGAAAATACACACTAAAATTCTCAGCAATGGAGATCTACAATGAAGCTGTGAGGGATCTACTTTGTGAAGATAATAATAATCCACTTAGGCTTCTTGATGATCCAGAG AGAGGAACGGTCGTTGAGAAACTTAAAGAGGAGACTATCACAGACAGAAACCATCTAGAGGAACTCATTTCCATATGCGAGA CTCAAAGGAAGATTGGAGAGACGTCTTTAAACGAGACTAGCTCAAGATCTCATCAGATTCTCAGACTG ACAATAGAAAGTTCAAAAAGAGAGGTTTCACCAGAGAGCTCAGCGATTCTTGCAGCATCAGTGTGCTTTGTTGATCTAGCAGGAAGTGAAAGAGCTTCTCAGACGTTATCTGCTGGTTCAAGACTCAAAGAAGGTTGTCACATTAACCGGAGCTTACTTACTCTTGGAACTGTCATCCGAAAACTCAG CAAAGGGAAACATGGACACATACCATATCGAGACTCGAAGCTAACTCGTATACTCCAAAACTCACTGGGAGGAAACGCAAGAACGGCTATCATATGTACAATGAGCCCTGCTCGTAGTCATCTTGAACAATCAAAAAACACACTCCTCTTTGCAACTTGTGCTAAAGAGGTGACCACAAACGCTCAAGTGAACATGGTTGTGTCTGAGAAGGCTTTGGTGAAGCAACTTCAGAGGGAGCTGATGAGAATGGAGAATGAGTTGAAGAATCTTGGACTTGGTTCTTCTTCTTCTTCTTCTTCAACCTCTGATGAGTTTCATTCATTGCTCAAACAGAAAGAAGAAGTGATTGAAAAG ATGGAGGAGCAGATCCAGGAGCTTAAGTGGCAAAGAGATGTAGCTCAATCTCGGGTAGAGAATCTGCTTAAATCAGCAACGGAATATCAATCATCTTCAAGCTCAGTTGATTACAGCAGGAGAAAAAGCTATGATTCAACAGATTTTGATGAGCCTCGTTTGCTAAATAACATGGTGAAAAGTAACTTGTACTCTCCTGATGAAGATGGTTTCTTGCTGGATGATACTACTCCTCGAATCCCGGAGAATGGAGTGAGCAACAAGTGGGAGGAGATGGGTCAAAGGACCATCCAAGAACCAGAAGATGCTTGCAAAGAAGTTAGATGCATTGAAGAGAATAGTGAAAAAGTTATAATCCAAGACACAGTAGACAACATTGTTGAGAAGAAAGTGGAGTCATTATCAGTTGAGAATGAAGCTGTAGAGTCCAAAGAGGAAGATGCTGATTCATTTTTAGAGAAGATAGATACAGAGAAGAGTTTATATGCTAAAGATGAAGGCCAAGATGAGCTAACTATAACCAAGTTGGCAGAAGAGTTCCAAGAGACAGAGCAATCTACAAAGAAAGAAGACATAGGACAGAACATGTCTAAGGATCAGCCATGTGTTGTAGAATACAAACAAAACTACAAATCTTCTATGGAAGATGAGGATGAAGCTAAGGAAGATGCTGATTCATCTTTAAATGCTAAACTTGAAGCCCAAGATGAGCTAACTATAGAAGAAGTGCAGGAAACAGAACAATCTGTGGAAAAACAAAGGCAATCTTCAAAGAAAGAAGACATGGAACAGAATCTGTCTAAGGACAACAAACAACAATACAAATCTATTATAGCCAATGATGATGAAGCTGTAAAGTCAGAAAAGGAAGATGATGTTTCCTCTTTATCTGCTGAACTTGAAGCCAAAGATGAGCTAACTGTACACAAGTTTGCACAACAAGTGCAAGAAACAGAGGAACCTGTGGAAAAACAAAGGCAATCTTCAAAGAAAGAAGACATGGAACAGAATCTGTCTAAGGACCAGTCATGTCTGGAAGACAAACAACACTATGAATCTCTTAAGGCAGATGAAAATGAAGCTATAGAGTTAGAAAAGGAAGATGATAGTTCCTCTTTATCTGCTAAACTTGGAGCCAAAGATGAGCTAACTATCAAAAAGTTAGCAGCTATGGGACAGAACTTGTGGCCTATGGCCAATGAGATTGAAGCTATGGAGTCAGAAAAGGAAGATGCTGATTCATCTTTCAAAACAATAGATACAGAAATGACTTTATCTGCTAAACATGAAGACGAAGTTGAGCTAACTTTAAACAAGTTAGAAGAAGCACATGAGACTAATCAATATGTGGAGAAGGAAGAAACAAACCCTAGCTTGTCTCCCAAGAAAGAAGACACACAACAGTCAGGGCAACATGTACAAGTCCATGGAGGCTCTGATCAAGATGAGACTACATACGAGGCTCTTAAAAACAAGGTGAAGGAGATGCAGAAGACAATTGAATACTTTATGAGCATGCACTCAGCAGAAGAGAATCAGTCTCCATCTTTTAACACAATAAGTGTCAACACCAGTCCAGGAGATAGCTTGAAGATGATGAGAAGAAGCCGAAGCTGCCGAGAAAACCTCTTGTTCACAAAGGCTGTTGCAGCTGCTGCTAGCGGACGCTTCACATTCAACACATCTAACAACGCATCCTTTGATTTAGACAACACTCTCTCCACCGATGCACAGAGCACCAAAGATTCAGATACTGAGACTAGCGGTGGTAGCTTCCATGAGTTTATGGCGGGGCTTAAACAGATGGCGATGCAGCATCATTCAAGGCATGAGTCTGAAACTGAAGCAGAGAAGACAAAGCCCGAAAGGGACACAAAGGCAGAGTTTGAGAGACAGCAAAGCCAGATAATTGAGCTCTGGGGGGTTTGTAATGTACCTCTGGTTCACAGAACATACTTCTTCTTGCTCTTCAAAGGCGATCCATCAGACTTTGTCTACATGGAAGTGGAGCTAAGGAGGCTATCTTTCCTCAAGGACTCGCAGGAGATTGTGAGGAAACAAAGTGCTAAAACGCTGGGGCGAGAGAGAGAATGGTTGGCTAAGCAAATACCGAAGAAGTTTGGAAGAAAGGAGAGAGAAGGAGTTTACAAGAAATGGGGTGTTGAGTTGAGTTCAAAGCAGAGGAGCATGCAAGTGACACACAAGGCATGGACCAAGACCAAAGACGTGGATCATTGCAAAGAGAGTGCTTCTCTTGTGGCTACTTTGGTTGGATTTGATGAATCAAACATGACGCCAAAGGAGATGTTTGGACTTAGCTTCTCACCTACAACAACACTCGACGTTAAATCATCTGGCTGGAGTTTTTCTAACTCTTTCTCTCGTATTAGCTTGACCGGTGGATTATAA